CAATGCCGCCTTGGGCCGGTGTTGCGGGGAAAGTCGTTTAAAGAGCCAGATGTTTTATTCAATCAAAACTTCATGTTTTAGTTATATATTAAATAATTCAAGATTATTATGAGTTTAAATCCGTCCGTCTTTCAACCCCTCGATCCCCCTAAAAGGATGGCTCATGCCGGAAAAGGGTGTAAGGACAATGCGTACCTGCGTGGCCATAGCCTCCCCCTTCAGCGTTGAACGCGAGGCATGGGAGGCGGGTCACGCCATGGTGGCCGGGGTGGACGAGGTTGGCAGGGGGCCCCTTGCCGGGCCGGTGGTGGCCGCAGCGGTGATTCTTCCGCGAGATTTCGACCCGACCGGAATCGGCGACTCCAAGGCCATTAAGGAGGCCCAGCGCGAAGTACAGTGCGAGCGCATCCAAAAATGCGCCCTGGCCGTGGGCGTCGGCAGGGCGGAGCATTACGAGATCGATGAAATCAACATTTTGCAGGCCTCTTTGTTGGCCATGCGCAGGGCGGTGGAAAACCTTGGCCAAGGGGCCGATTACCTTATTGTTGACGGGCGGTTTCGGATACCCGTGGATCTGCCCCAGCTGCCGCTTGTCCACGGCGACGCCCTGTGCGTATCCGTGGCCGCCGCCTCCATCGTGGCCAAGGTCTTCCGCGACAGGCTCATGGCGGAGCTTGATGAAATCTATCCGGTTTACGGCTTCGCCCGCCACAAGGGCTATCCCACGAAAAGCCATTACGCGGCCATCGGCCTTCACGGGCCGAGCCCGGTTCATCGCTTAAGTTTCAGAGGTGTAAAGGATTAAGCATTCCAACCCATTTCACCGAAATCACAAACAGCGGAAATCATGAACGAAAATCACGTGTCACAAATTGCCGGAGAGTTGTCCATCAAACCCTTCCAGGTGGAAGCAGTGGCAGTGCTTTTGAATGAGGACGCCACGGTCCCCTTCATCGCCAGGTACCGGAAAGAGGCCACCGGAAGCCTGGACGAGGTTGCCATTACCGAAATCCGCGACCGCCTGTTAAAGCTCGCGGCCCTGGACGAGCGCCGGGCGGTGGTCCTGAAATCCCTGGAAAAGACCGGGAATCTCACCGACGAGCTGCGTGATGCCGTGCTGGCCGCCCCCACCATGTCGGTTCTGGAAGACATCTACCTGCCCTATAAGCCAAAGCGCCGCACCAAGGCGGCCATCGCCCGGGAAAAGGGCCTGGAGCCCCTGGCGGATTTCATTTTCAACCAGGACCCTGTAGCCGATCCTCTGCTTGAGGCCCAAAATTACGTCGACTCCGAAAAGGGAGTGGACACGGCCAGCGACGCCTTGAGCGGGGCGAGGGACATAATCGCCGAAAAGGTGAGCGAGGACGCAAAGGCCCGTGCGGCTCTAAGGGATCTTTTCCAGGGCGGCGCGGTTTTCGTCACCACCGTGATAGATGGCAAGGAAGCGGAAGGGGCCAAGTTCAAGGACTATTTCGCCTGGGAGGAAAACGCTCTCAAAGCTCCCTCCCACAGGGTGCTGGCCATGCGAAGGGGCGAGGCCGAGGGTATCCTGGATTTGGCTGTCAAGGTGGATGACGCGGGTGCCCTGGAAATCCTCGAATCCCTGTTCGTGAAAAACAGCGGCCCCTGCGGAAACGAGACCCGGCTTGCGGTAAGCGACGCATACCGAAGGCTCCTGTTCCGCAGCATGGAGACCGAAATCCGCATGGAGGCCAAAAATCGCGCTGACCTCGAAGCGGTGCGGGTATTCGCTGAAAATTTGCGACACCTGCTGCTTTCCCCGCCCCTTGGCCAGAAAAGGGTGTGCGGCATAGACCCCGGGCTCCGCACCGGCTGCAAGGTGGTGTTTCTCTCGGCCCAGGGTGCGCTTTTGCACCACGATGTGATCTATCCCCACGGCTCCGATTCTGCGGCTGCGGCAGCCGCCGAAAAGCTCGTAAGCCTGTGCAAAAAATTCGCGCCGGAGGCCGTGGCTGTTGGAAACGGCACCGCCGGACGGGAGACCGAGGCCTTCGTGCGGGGGCTCGCCCTTGCCGGAAGCCCCGCCATAATGATGGTGGATGAATCGGGCGCATCGGTCTATTCAGCCTCCGAGGTCGCGCGCGAGGAGTTCCCGGACCAGGACATCACCGTGCGCGGGGCGGTTTCCATAGGCCGCCGCCTGATGGATCCTTTGGCCGAGTTGGTGAAGATCGATCCCAAGTCCATAGGTGTGGGTCAGTACCAGCACGACGTTGACCAGGGGCTTTTGAAGGACGGCCTGGACGATGTGGTGGTTTCCTGCGTCAACGCCGTGGGAGTCGATGTGAATACCGCAAGCGCCCGGCTCCTTCAGTACGTGTCGGGCCTGGGGCCGACTCTTTCCTCCAACATCGTGACCTTTCGCACCGAAAAGGGGCCGTTTGAAAGCCGGGAGAATCTCAAAAAAGTTCCGAGATTAGGCCCCAAGGCCTTTGAGCAGGCGGCCGGGTTTCTGCGCATAAGGGGAGGGGAGAACCCCCTGGACGCAAGCGCCGTCCACCCGGAATCCTACCCTGTGGTGGACCGCATGGCCCACGACCTGGGCGTTACGGTGGCAGAGCTTGTGGCCGCGCCGGAGCTTGGGAAAAAAATCGACCTCAATCGCTACGTCACGGATTCCCTTGGGCTTCCCACCCTCACCGACATCATGGCCGAGCTGAAAAAGCCGGGCCGCGACCCCCGCGAGACCCTGACGCCCTTTTCGTTCGCTCCCGGCATCAACGACATAACGGACCTCGTGCCCGGAATGGTCCTGCCGGGAATCGTAAACAACGTGACTGCTTTCGGGGCCTTCGTGGACGTGGGCGTTCACGTCGACGGCCTGGTTCACGTGAGCCAGCTTTCCGACCGTTTTGTGAAAGATCCGGCACAAGTGGTGAAGGTCCAGCAGAAGGTGATGGCGCGGGTGGTGTCGGTTGATCTTCTGCGGAAGCGCATAGGGCTTTCGCTCAAAAAGGAGGAGGGAAGACCGGCTGAAAAGGGCGCGGACAATGTGTCCGCTTTCAGGAAGGAAAACAAAGACTCCGGAAAAAGGCCTGATTTCAAAAAACGCGGCCCTGAAACCCGGACGCCCGCGCCGGAAAAGACGCCCTTCAACAACCCCTTCGGGAAACTTGCCGAGCTTTCCAAAAAGCCGGAGAGGAATCGGTGAGAGGCGTGAAAACCACCCTTATCGTAGCCGCCTTGAACG
This region of Deltaproteobacteria bacterium genomic DNA includes:
- a CDS encoding ribonuclease HII, which translates into the protein MRTCVAIASPFSVEREAWEAGHAMVAGVDEVGRGPLAGPVVAAAVILPRDFDPTGIGDSKAIKEAQREVQCERIQKCALAVGVGRAEHYEIDEINILQASLLAMRRAVENLGQGADYLIVDGRFRIPVDLPQLPLVHGDALCVSVAAASIVAKVFRDRLMAELDEIYPVYGFARHKGYPTKSHYAAIGLHGPSPVHRLSFRGVKD
- a CDS encoding RNA-binding transcriptional accessory protein produces the protein MNENHVSQIAGELSIKPFQVEAVAVLLNEDATVPFIARYRKEATGSLDEVAITEIRDRLLKLAALDERRAVVLKSLEKTGNLTDELRDAVLAAPTMSVLEDIYLPYKPKRRTKAAIAREKGLEPLADFIFNQDPVADPLLEAQNYVDSEKGVDTASDALSGARDIIAEKVSEDAKARAALRDLFQGGAVFVTTVIDGKEAEGAKFKDYFAWEENALKAPSHRVLAMRRGEAEGILDLAVKVDDAGALEILESLFVKNSGPCGNETRLAVSDAYRRLLFRSMETEIRMEAKNRADLEAVRVFAENLRHLLLSPPLGQKRVCGIDPGLRTGCKVVFLSAQGALLHHDVIYPHGSDSAAAAAAEKLVSLCKKFAPEAVAVGNGTAGRETEAFVRGLALAGSPAIMMVDESGASVYSASEVAREEFPDQDITVRGAVSIGRRLMDPLAELVKIDPKSIGVGQYQHDVDQGLLKDGLDDVVVSCVNAVGVDVNTASARLLQYVSGLGPTLSSNIVTFRTEKGPFESRENLKKVPRLGPKAFEQAAGFLRIRGGENPLDASAVHPESYPVVDRMAHDLGVTVAELVAAPELGKKIDLNRYVTDSLGLPTLTDIMAELKKPGRDPRETLTPFSFAPGINDITDLVPGMVLPGIVNNVTAFGAFVDVGVHVDGLVHVSQLSDRFVKDPAQVVKVQQKVMARVVSVDLLRKRIGLSLKKEEGRPAEKGADNVSAFRKENKDSGKRPDFKKRGPETRTPAPEKTPFNNPFGKLAELSKKPERNR